A genomic window from Anopheles ziemanni chromosome X, idAnoZiCoDA_A2_x.2, whole genome shotgun sequence includes:
- the LOC131290814 gene encoding 2-(3-amino-3-carboxypropyl)histidine synthase subunit 2, with protein MTSAFSSSDSIKENQCVVAVNDSILFEEIWNDEQTERCLHWIEDNGFGRVALQFPDQLIRYSVQIADELQRSTREGVRIYVLGDTSYGSCCVDEIAASHANADSIIHFGHACLSRVVRIPTFYVFYQFPLDEAHLFGVLAHVFSDGNTRFTCFYDVGYLHAVTKVKDKLIQRFPQAKVATLASPHEKPDVLCWKFEQPHASDCPAIYIGKDNLSFFNTTVAIETLQWYLYDPSSNDPTLEQTSAIGAKWIRRRNYAIEKCKDATAIGIVVATLSTAGYLEIVTRIQRLAKARAVRSYIISIGKVNPEKLANFIDIDCFVLVGCPENDTFTSRDFYRPLLSVFEAEMALNPTWREKLCLHYTTNFTELLPEGRLFSDVEEISYAEVDNDAPDVSLITGKARGAVRNFKVEPSSTSQELVGKGNNQLAHISSADHFANRSWQGLEPNLGNDKPALIEEGRSGIPIRYENDP; from the exons ATGACGAGTGCATTCAGCTCCAGTGATTCtataaaagaaaatcaatgcGTTGTCGCTGTGAATGATTCAATATTGTTCGAGGAAATCTGGAACGATGAGCAAACGGAGCGGTGCCTTCACTGGATTGAGGACAATGGATTTGGCCGG GTGGCCCTACAGTTCCCCGATCAACTCATACGATACAGCGTCCAAATTGCGGACGAGCTGCAGCGGTCAACAAGGGAAGGTGTACGCATTTACGTTCTAGGTGACACTTCGTACGGTAGCTGTTGCGTGGACGAGATTGCCGCATCCCATGCCAATGCGGACAGCATCATACACTTTGGACATGCTTGCCTGAGCAGAGTGGTGCGGATTCCAACTTTTTATGTGTTCTATCAGTTTCCGCTGGACGAGGCGCACCTGTTCGGCGTGCTGGCGCACGTGTTTAGTGATGGCAATACACGTTTCACTTGCTTTTACGATGTCGGTTACCTGCATGCCGTGACAAAGGTAAAGGACAAACTGATTCAACGTTTTCCACAAGCGaaggtagcaacattggctaGCCCACACGAGAAGCCGGATGTTTTGTGCTGGAAGTTTGAGCAACCACATGCGTCCGATTGTCCAGCGATATACATTGGTAAAGATAATCTAAGCTTCTTCAACACGACTGTCGCTATTGAAACGTTACAGTGGTATCTTTACGATCCCTCGTCGAATGATCCAACATTGGAACAAACGAGCGCGATCGGAGCGAAATGGATACGTCGGCGAAACTATGCTATCGAAAAATGCAAAGATGCTACAGCCATCGGGATTGTGGTAGCCACACTGTCTACCGCAGGGTACCTGGAAATTGTGACCCGAATACAACGGTTAGCGAAGGCGCGTGCTGTTCGCTCGTACATCATCTCCATCGGCAAGGTTAACCCGGAAAAGCTCGCAAATTTTATCGACATTGACTGCTTCGTACTGGTGGGCTGTCCTGAGAACGATACCTTTACATCGAGAGACTTCTACCGGCCACTGCTATCCGTTTTCGAGGCAGAAATGGCACTCAATCCAACGTGGAGGGAAAAGTTGTGTCTGCACTACACTACGAACTTCACCGAGCTTCTGCCAGAGGGCCGACTATTCTCGGATGTTGAGGAAATATCTTATGCGGAAGTGGATAACGATGCCCCGGATGTTAGTTTGATAACTGGAAAGGCTCGTGGTGCAGTGCGAAACTTCAAAGTGGAGCCAAGTTCTACGTCGCAGGAACTAGTAGGGAAAGGGAACAATCAATTGGCGCATATAAGCTCCGCGGACCATTTTGCCAATCGCTCCTGGCAAGGCTTGGAGCCAAATTTAGGCAACGATAAACCGGCTCTCATCGAAGAGGGGCGTTCGGGAATACCGATACGGTATGAAAACGATCCATAG